Below is a window of Candidatus Latescibacter sp. DNA.
GGTTCCGTTCACCCGCATCCGCCACATTCCGGGCGTACCTTTCGCTCAAGCCGTCATAGGTGACGGTGAAATGGGGAGTAGTGATGGTTTCCGAGAAAGATACAGAAGGGAGATGCAGACAGATAATGGCGGAGAAGAGGAGTAAGAAGCGTATCATAAAATTTTCCGGGGCGACAATCAACGTATTCAACGCCTTAACATAATAAAATTGCCCGGAAATTTCAAATCATACATTTTAAACTCACCCCCTTGATCCCCCTCTCTTACAAGTAACAGAGGGGGAAACCCCTGTTTACTTTATAAGTAAATTGAGATAATGGAACTTACGGATTAAGTTGAAGAGCTCTTGGTTTTTTTTCACCATATCTCTTTCCCCACTGGTGGCCCAAAATCAATTTCTGGATGAAGGTTTTCCGGAGTGACTCCATCAAGCATGTCCTTAAGAGTCTTTTTCTTTTGGATGGGAGTCAAAACAAGACTGTTTCCTTCGACACTGATAAGAACCTCTGTGTTTTCTTTCAGATTCAACTGCTCGGAAGTGGTCTTTCGAATTCTAATTCCCAGGCTGTTACCCCATTTCTGGATTTTTAAATGAAATATCATACCACCCTCCTATAATATGCATTGTATATACTATTTCAAGGAATCTTTGCAAGTTTTTTTCAGAATAATTTCTCATAAAAAGTGGTACAGGTTGTCCTATGAAGCCGAGTTGTCTCGGCTATATCTCGACAATATAAGGAAAATATTTAATCTTATTCATCCCCGACGCAAACATCATTGAATTCGATATTTAAGAATTTCAATCAAAAACACCAGTATATTGGCATCTACAAAAACCTCTTTCATCATCATATTGTTTGTGAGTGCATTCTTTGCATGGGATTGGCATCTTTTCCAATGCTTCTTCAATTGTAAAAACTTTCCCATTTAATTTTTGACATGCTTCACAAGAATTTGTACCCATGGTATTTATTTTTACTTTTTTTGTTATTCCACTTTGTTTTTCATGTAATAAATACATTTCCGCTGCACTCTTTAGCAAATGGAAACAATCTCTTCTTTCTCTATTACAGAATAATGCCATTTGATAATATATTATATATAATTCTCCCAATTCATTATTTTTAATTTTTTTCATAATAAGTTCATTAAATAATGACCATATAACATCTCTATCATTTGCTTCCGATGTTAATTTTATAGTAAGTTCTTTCTTGCGTTTATCATATTCTTTTTCTGTTATTCCATAATTACCCAATAGTTGCATTATACTTTTTCTATAATTTATCTTATCCCATTCCATTTCAATTTTCTTAGCATCATTTTCAGTTACTAATACCTTCTTTTTGTTTGTTGGCAATGTTCTCACATAAATAAAATTGTTACAGAAAGGACATTTCTTCTTTCGTGTAGGCTTTTGTTCAAGAATATTTTTGCAATATGGACAAATTGACTTCAAATCAGTTTCATTTTCACTTATCTGATTTGAGAATATCTTTTTAAAAAAATTTGTCATAGTTGCTCTCCTTTGGGTTGTTTGAAGACATGTATTTTTCATTTCTTTGGTTGAGGGTAGATAAAATTGCTTTATAATTATAAATTTATAAACAATATTTGTCAATGGTTTTTATATATAATCAAAAGAGGCCCGCCCACCTCCAAGCGAGCCTTTCTTTTATCCGCGTCAATCCGCGAAATCCGCGGCTAATCTTTTTCCCCCTCATACATCCAGAATCTTCCCCGGATTCATGATGTTGTTGGGATCGACCGCGCGCTTGATCTTGCGCATGAACTCAAGCTCTGCGTCGGTGTTGACAATGTGCATGTATTTCTTGCGCTTGTGGCCGATTCCGTGCTCGCCGGAGATGGTGCCGCCGAGCTTTTTGGCGGCGATGTAGAGCTCTTCGAGCGCGGGCGGAATGATGCCGTACCACTGCTCCATGGTGTGCGACGGATTCTTGATGAGGGTAGCGTGCAGGTTGCCGTCGCCGGCGTGTCCGTAGCAGGGTATCTGGATGTCGTACTTTTTGGAGATGCGGGCGATTTCCGGCATCAGGTCGGGAATCTGCGCTGTGGGAACCACGATGTCCTCGAGGCTCTGATGCGGGCTGACCACTTTGAACGCCTCGGCGATATTGCGCCGGACGCTCCAGAGACGCTCCTGGGTGGTGTAGTTGTCGGCCACATAGACTTCCTGGGCGCCGTTGTCCATACAGAGGTTGCCGATGGTGTCGTATTCGCCCTCGACCACCTGCTCGTTGGTGCCATCCACCTCGATGAGGAGCATCGCCCCCGCCTGCTGGTAGGGAATCTTCTCGTTGAGGTAGTTGCAGGAGGTGTGCACCGAAAGTTGGTCCATGAATTCGATTGCGGTCGGGATTATGCCGCCCTGGGTCATGATTTTGGGAACCACGCTGATTGCAGTCTGCACATCAGGGAACAACGCCAGAAGATCGACTTTGGCCTTGGGAAGCGGGAGGAGCTTGATGATCACCTTGGTAATGATGCCGAGAGTCCCCTCGGAGCCGACCATGAGCATACGGATGTTATAGCCGGAAACATCTTTCATGCGCTTGCCGCCGAACGATACTATCTCGCCTGTGGGAGTGACCATCTCGATTCCCATGATATAGCGCTCGGTGACCCCGTACTTGACCGCTTTGCCGCCGCCAGCGTTCTCGGCAACATTTCCGCCCACATAGCAGGTCTCGAGGCTCATGGGGTATCCGGCGAAGAAAAGGCCGAGGTCCTTGATGCGGTTGTTTATCTCGTTGGTCACCACACCGGGCTCGACCACCACCATCATATTCCGCTCGTCGATTTCAAGGATACGATTCATCCGTTCCATCGAGAGGAGAATTCCTCCGTACAGAGGAACCGCACCGCCGGATAGGCCGGAGCCTGCCCCGCGCGGGGTGACCGGAATCCGCTTTTCGTTGGCCAGGCGCACGATGGCGGCGATTTCTTCAGCAGTGCGGGGCTTGACCACCACCTCAGGCATGTGGGCGTATTCCGCCTCCGCCACCTCGTCGTGGGAATAGGGCTCCATTTTTTCTTCATCGGTGATGACAAACTGCTCCCCGAGAATCAGTCGCAGCCGTTCCAGCACCTCTCTATCCACTTTTCCGTATTGATATTGGCTCATATCACATTCCCTTTTGCGCTTTTCGCTGGTCCAGTTCTTTCATCAGCTCCGGAACCACCTCGAACAGATCGCCCACAATCCCGAAATCGGCGACATGGAAAATCTGGGCGTCCGGATCGTTGTTGATCGCCACGATGGTCTCGGAGGTCTTCATCCCTGCCAGGTGCTGGATGGAACCGGATATTCCGACCGCAATGTAGAGCTTCGGAACCACCGTCTTGCCGCTGAGACCGACCTGCTGGGGATATTCCGCCCAGCCGCGGTCCACCGCATCCCGGCTTGCGCCCACCGCCGCGCCGAGCGTGTGGGCCAGCGCTTGGATCAGTTTGAAATTCTCGCCCTTTTTCATCCCCCGCCCTCCGCTCACCACGCGGTCGGCTTCCTCGATATTGACATCACCGGTCACAATCGGACGGAAACCGAGTCGTTCCTCACGGCCTTGCAGTAGTTCTTCGGGTATTGTTACCTCGACAATTTTCCCCTTACGGCCCGGTGTTCGTTTCGGAATCGGAGTCGATTTCGGGCGGACTGTGGCCATCTGGGGACGGTAATTCGGAGTTTTGATTGTAGCCATGATGTTGCCGCCGATGGCCGGGCGGGTCTGGAGGAGATTGCCGGTATCCGCCTCAATATCCAGCTCCGTGCAGTCGGCGGTCAGACCGGTTTTGATCTTCGCGGCCACATAGGGCATAAGTGTCCGTCCCTGGGTGCTCGCCCCTGCAATGAAGATTTCCGGGTCGTATGTTTTAATGAGATGAACCAGAACCTTGGAATACTGCTCGTTTACATAGTATTTCAAACGGGGCTCCTCGACCAGGTAGACCTTGTCGGCTCCGCGCTCGAAAAGCTCCTGTAAGCCTCCACGGTCAATATCCGCTCCGATGAGCACACACGCCAGCTCTGTCCCGCGCTTGTCCGCCAGGGCGCGGCCCCTGGAAAGCAGTTCAAAAGCCAGCGGCTCCAGGCGCCCTTCGTATTGTTCGGCGAATGTCCACACACCTTTGGCCAAAACCGATCCTCCTCATATTTTATCATTCTCATCATGCGAATCAGTGGTTCAGACAATTTTTCCTTATAAAAAATCCTTCTCTGCGAGAAAATCCGCCAATTGCTCCACCGCTTTCTTCACCCCTGTCTTCTTCATGTCCACAAGAACGCCGTTACGGGTTACCTTGGGCTGCATGATTTTCACCACCCGGGTCGGAGAGCCTTTGAGGCCCAGGTCATCCTCCGCCACAGTCAGGTTGTCCTTGCCCTTGACCGGAATTGCTTTTTTACGGGCGCTTTGCTTCCCACGGAGTGTAGGAAGACGCGGCGAGCTTATTTCATTTACCACAGTGATCAGGCAGGGCAGCGGAAGGCGCACCGTCTCATACCCGCCCTCGATGAGCCGCTCGACCGTCACCGTATTTCCTTCGATGCTGAGGATTTTGCTCACAAAAGTCGCCACCGGAAGGTTCAGCATGGAAGCCATCTCCGGCCCCACCTGGCCCGTGTCACCGTCAGTGGCGCGGACACCTGCCACAATGATATCAAATTCACCGAGATCTTTTACCGCCTGGGAGAGCACATAGGAGGTTGCCCAGGTATCCGAGCCGGCAAACGCCTTATCGGTCAAAAGGACGCCGTCATCGCACCCCATGGAGAGCGCCTCGCGTATGGCTTTCTCCGCCTTCGGCGGCCCCATCGAGAGCACCGAAATATTCCCGCCGAACTGTTCCTTGAGCTGCAGGGCGCATTCTATTGCATAAAGATCGAGCGGGTTTACGATGCTCTCCACTCCTTCACGGATCATCGTGCCCGTTTTCTCATCCATTTTTACATTGCCGGTCTCCGGGACCTGTTTTATCGGAACGATTATTTTCATGAACTTCCCCTGATGGTTAAGGTATGCGTTTATGGGTATTGATTAAAATGAAATATTTCTCTTGGAAAATACAGATTCAGATTCGGCATGACATAGGTTTGTCG
It encodes the following:
- a CDS encoding AbrB/MazE/SpoVT family DNA-binding domain-containing protein — translated: MIFHLKIQKWGNSLGIRIRKTTSEQLNLKENTEVLISVEGNSLVLTPIQKKKTLKDMLDGVTPENLHPEIDFGPPVGKEIW
- a CDS encoding electron transfer flavoprotein subunit alpha/FixB family protein, yielding MAKGVWTFAEQYEGRLEPLAFELLSRGRALADKRGTELACVLIGADIDRGGLQELFERGADKVYLVEEPRLKYYVNEQYSKVLVHLIKTYDPEIFIAGASTQGRTLMPYVAAKIKTGLTADCTELDIEADTGNLLQTRPAIGGNIMATIKTPNYRPQMATVRPKSTPIPKRTPGRKGKIVEVTIPEELLQGREERLGFRPIVTGDVNIEEADRVVSGGRGMKKGENFKLIQALAHTLGAAVGASRDAVDRGWAEYPQQVGLSGKTVVPKLYIAVGISGSIQHLAGMKTSETIVAINNDPDAQIFHVADFGIVGDLFEVVPELMKELDQRKAQKGM
- a CDS encoding FAD-linked oxidase C-terminal domain-containing protein, with the protein product MSQYQYGKVDREVLERLRLILGEQFVITDEEKMEPYSHDEVAEAEYAHMPEVVVKPRTAEEIAAIVRLANEKRIPVTPRGAGSGLSGGAVPLYGGILLSMERMNRILEIDERNMMVVVEPGVVTNEINNRIKDLGLFFAGYPMSLETCYVGGNVAENAGGGKAVKYGVTERYIMGIEMVTPTGEIVSFGGKRMKDVSGYNIRMLMVGSEGTLGIITKVIIKLLPLPKAKVDLLALFPDVQTAISVVPKIMTQGGIIPTAIEFMDQLSVHTSCNYLNEKIPYQQAGAMLLIEVDGTNEQVVEGEYDTIGNLCMDNGAQEVYVADNYTTQERLWSVRRNIAEAFKVVSPHQSLEDIVVPTAQIPDLMPEIARISKKYDIQIPCYGHAGDGNLHATLIKNPSHTMEQWYGIIPPALEELYIAAKKLGGTISGEHGIGHKRKKYMHIVNTDAELEFMRKIKRAVDPNNIMNPGKILDV
- a CDS encoding electron transfer flavoprotein subunit beta/FixA family protein, giving the protein MKIIVPIKQVPETGNVKMDEKTGTMIREGVESIVNPLDLYAIECALQLKEQFGGNISVLSMGPPKAEKAIREALSMGCDDGVLLTDKAFAGSDTWATSYVLSQAVKDLGEFDIIVAGVRATDGDTGQVGPEMASMLNLPVATFVSKILSIEGNTVTVERLIEGGYETVRLPLPCLITVVNEISSPRLPTLRGKQSARKKAIPVKGKDNLTVAEDDLGLKGSPTRVVKIMQPKVTRNGVLVDMKKTGVKKAVEQLADFLAEKDFL